GACGAGAATGTCTAATTCCCGGTTAATTCTGTCATTGTTATTCCGGTTTATTCTCATCATTCAAATTCTATCCAGAGTTTCAGCTATCAGGTATGAATATTCTCTCTCGATTTTGTTTGGTTCAtcagaaaatttagaaaagcaggaattttttttttcagattgtGATGTTTCTTGTTGTTTGGTTTATTGGGTCTTTGTAACGGGAACTGCTTACCTTAGTGAATCCGAAAAATTAATTCGTAATGtatagattttttgttttttcatgatCACACACTTTCTCTGCAACCGAACATCATAATTTGTTTGCATtgtaagaaaaatgtttttgggCATTTGTAGGATTGACAATTATCTAATCTCGCTGTAATCTTATAGTTTTAGGGTTATTTTTTTGGTAGCCTCTCTGCATTTAATAATTCATTGAAGAACTTTCCCTTTTTATAAGAATTCAACCACTCAAATTTCCCAACTTTCAATGGAAGGACCATGGAAAGAATTTGTAGACGTCTATCTGTTTAAAATcatttagaaaatcatttttttctgaCAGGCAAGATAAAATATGTTAATATCTAAAGCCCTAACCAGAAGGGGCCACAACCCTAGCACATGAGAAGTATATCTAGAGTGCCAAGATAGAATATAAGAACTATCCAAATTATCAAGGAAATCTAAGGAAGGAATGCAGCTGACCCTGACGTGTAATGAGACTGACAAGAAGGATTTCATGAAAAGATATTTGACCGAAATGAATGAGTTCTCTGAACCATAAAAGTCCGCTGATCTGGCGCTTCACAAACACCAAAATCGAATAAGAGGGACAATGCTTCACGCTGTCCTTTGTCTCTGAGCTACAAAAATATCATACCTCCTTCACAACTTCACTTTGACTTTACAAGAGAAGCATCTAGGAAATCCCAAACAAAGAGAGCACCAATCACAAAGAGCTATCCATCTTGCTATGGATTAAGATATGACTAGTCAGTTCATTGTCTTTCTTTATAAACAGTGCTTGTTGACTAAAGAGTAAAGACTAACTATGCCTCATTAGCTAAGTGGTAGTGAGGATCTTCCAGGCCGCCTCCCAAAAAAGGGTGGTAACTTTTGGAGGGGCTAATAAGAACAAAATCTcctttttttagaaaaagagcCATAAACACCTGTCTTGATAGAATTACAAAATGACTCAGTTGAGAAATATTCATGCTTTGCAACCTTCAAGATGAGAATGCTCCACATCAGCCCTAATACACCTTGGCATAATGTGATTAAGAAGCACCACCTCCACCTTCAGCTCTTACTCATGAAACCTCCTCAAGAAGAAAGAATTCCAATGACCCTGAGGCTTGAACACTCTCCCTTACCTAGAGGTCCACTAACTTAGGGTCTCTATTAAAAGCAATAGTAAACAAGTAAAGAAAAGATTATCTTGAAAGGGTCATCCTACACCAAGCATCATTCTAAGACATTGTGGACTTGAAATGTCGGTTGAGACTGATATGACTCGACCATCTTGACTTTGGTCGAGATAAGCCCTAGACTCAAGTTGAGTATTATGGGGTTTAGAAACAATTTAACCCCTAATTAGATAGGATTCTCTTGAATTATTGACTTGCTAGATGACCCAGAGTCACAATATTGCAACTCAAATACgatgaaaatgggaaaaaaaaaaaaagctttgctttttttcaaagattcctTACATCGATCAAGAAAAAGCTCTTAGTCCATGACTAggaacaaaaattcaaaataacttagtttgaaataattattaatttgttatgaatcacattttttattttttgaaataaaaatcattgAACATTAGTATTGAGTACAAAAATAAGTATGGTAATATGTAAGAGTTTTCAATTAATAATACTATTATAGACCAACCCATGCTTGTGCTTAACTATTTAAACAATGTCAAATGTAATAGATGCTTTTGTTATTAGTTTGGTGAGTCAATCTAATTCTAATGATATTCTTggattctttcaattttttttgaagatttttttgaGTGTTTTAATTAGCATATTACATCTTCACCCTATATTGATTCGATATGTTGAGACTAATTCACCTTAGGACTTTCCAAGTGAACGACTGATGGTATGACTCTGGACCATGTTTATGCCCATGCCTGAAAGAAATGCTAGTCCTAGATGGGAGGAAACCTACCATCTTGTAATTGCTTTCCAAAGGTTAATTCCATTTTCTTAGAACCATTCTTAGAGCATTGCCTACCCTCTGCTTCCTCATATTTCCCTAAAATGGCTTTTTACCAATGACCATTTACCAATTAGAGCCCTGGTTAAGAGAAAAAAGACTTTTACTAGATAACCTAACCCTacaatgaatatttaatttccaaaaggAGTATGGAATagatatgatatattttaaataaaaaatccacaAAGTAGATtcctcaataaaaaaaattctcaaactaGTGGCTGAGAAATAGTGCTTCTTAATCATGTGGACATCCATGTGGCTtgagatttttttgttttctttttttggtcaCAAAATCGCAGTCACCAACTATGGTTTTGAATTCAAGCTTATAACTGTAGTTGATGCCTATGATTTTAGACCTATTTAAAATCAAAGCTTAAGATTTAAAccatagtttttaattataattatgtgtAAGTTCCTTCTATGAAAGGGAATCCATATGTGCcacatgaaaatattataaattttaaacttaaattgaacttatatatTTGGATATTATACACCAGTTACATTATagtatataaaagataaatagtTAATGTATTTTTAGCCATTGATTTGGtggtttttttaatacaatctctttatttatcaaaaaaaaaaaaagataaatagttaatgtaataaatttataatgccaattttttttttacaaaaataaacgaaaatatttttacataaaataaaaagtacccaaacttttttaaaatacaagcAAAATCTTATAAAGAACTAAAAAGTCTGGAAATCacacttcaaaaattatatgataaatatgattacatATTATAATATACATGAAGCAAATCATTTAAgttcatatattaaaaataaaaaaataaaaaattatcacatAAATTAGTAACCACTGGCATATTAATAAATGCAAAATAAACAATTAATGTCATAAATTCATTATACTAAATTTATATGaacaaaaataagttaaaataatttcgcataacacaacaaaaaatttatataaaaataaaaagtcaaaaaaactgCAGTGTAAGTTTTAAGTTTGGATTTTAAATAAGCCCAAAACCATAGTCAGCAATATagttttacctatcaaaagagaaaaaaagtcaGCAATATGGTTTTAAACAAAAGTCAAAACCATAGTTAGTGACTATGGTTTTAGGGTTatatttaaaaccatagttGGTGACTATAGTTTTGTCACATCATTCAAAATTGTAGTTACTAAGCActaaattgagaatttttgtGTAAAATATATTATACTAGCTCAAATCTCTTCCAAAAGCAAGTAAAAGAATCCATTGTGGTGGACCTTGCAACTAGTTGTATGGGGTGGACTGAAATAACTTGCTTTATATCCCATATTTTGAAACTCTATCAACATGTGTTACGTAGACATTTTTAGGTATTTGAAGAACTTGGGTTGGAAATTACATGACAAGGGTTTAGTTATCCACTCTATCAACATATGTGTTTGACATGCCTATTGGTAAAATATGTACTGGAGGTGttcaacaaagaaaaagaagataaattcaAATTGGACTCATGTTTGACGTCTGTCTTAGTTATTCACTCTAATTGGGCTCAGAGAATAGAAccagaaattaaagaaaaaatggaaattaaattattttgttgtatCTCCTTGTGCTAAGTTCTAAGGAATAAACAAATCTGAGTGACACTTAGATACAACTAGGACCTGGCTGGTGCCTTGAGTCCCTGTAAAACAACTATTAACCAGGATAGCTACATATCCAaagttatataatttaaattatatttctaCTGTCCAAGCCTGTTGCTTTTGCTTTCTGATGGTACTGCATGAGTTTATGTTTTTGATTATTTTGGTTCCCAtactcctcagtcttgactttcGCTGTGTATTTAGATTGTTGAATACCATCAGatctaaaatttaatattgaGGCTAGAGTTGGGACAAAGAAACATAACCAGGGAAGGAAAGTGgcatgaatttaaaaattttatctatttttaggGGCTGGCATGTACAAGGCTGTGCTTGAAAGGTgctctttttcatatttggcCACTGCTAGTAGAGTCACCAATTTTCTTGTTTCAGGGTATTGTAAAATAATGAAAGTGAATCCACTGTATTATAATCTAGCACATGTTTTATTTAATCTCATTAagtgttttcttttaatttggtGCTTTTGTTAGCTAGAAACTgcaccttttttattttcatacaCAAATGCTGTTTTCGAATTTCTAATGTAGCTTCTGCTTCGGTTTTTATAAATGTCTCTGAACTTTTTCTTCCCGTTATGTGGTAATTTTGTATTTTAggttcttttctttcctttttttaatttttttattttgatttctctCTTGCAATGCAGGAAAGATCCCAACCTTCTAGAGAAACGAATTTGCAGAACTACAGTCCAAGGAAGATACCTTCGAACTGATGATAATGGTATGTGTTTCTTTCCTCAAGTTTTTGATCTCTTGTTGCCCATGTAtgctttatattattttcactggGTGCAACAGAAGAGGAGTCCTTTTCGCTCttaggcttcttggagtggttagcggCCACTTAAGGGTGGGTGAGGGTgcttgttttttgtgttcttgtTTTAGGCTgatttgtatactccctgtatgctttgtggcctttgccctttaatatatttgtgattatctattaaaaaaaaacagaaaatgtaAATAAAGGAACTAGGGGAAATCTTTACAAGCAGAATATTTGCATTTACTGCATCTTTTACTGGCATTGCCAAGCTCATGAGTTCCAGAACCTTAAGCTGAATCCTTTCACATGTTTAAATCATCCTCATCTACTTAAAAgaaataatctttttatttttatttttatgaaattctgCAATAATATCTAGTTTATTGGTTTTCAAGCTTAAAGATCACAGCCCATCTCTAAGTGCCTTGGCAAATTTAAGAATAGATTCAGGAATAGTTTgaatagaaatttgaaaatcatagCTTGAATTTGAAACATGGTTTAATATCAGTCGTAAGTGAGAAAATCATAATAACTATTATAATGCAGCTAAAAGATAGacctttttatcaatatattcctttgtcgtttcctataaaaaaaataataataataataatgcagcTGAAAGATAGAAATTTTGAGGCCTCAGTTTGCTCATTTGCTTAGGCATAACACGGTGTTGAGTTTAAAATCTCAATACTATAGGCAGTGAAGTTCAATGGGTCTCACCTGTGAATATCATTCCCTGGTCGGCTCACTGATGTTTTCTAGGGAATACCTTCACAATACTGCTGATGGGATTTTTGGTTTGCTCTTCCTTTATATACAGATAATCCACAACTTGGGTTAGACGTAGATATGAGAGTTATACATATGTGAGTGAACTTAAGGTGGATTAGGTTTCTGGTGATCCACTTAGGAAATATAGGCCCTTTCATCCTCTGCATCTATCAGACTATAACTTATCAATAGGATATTTTGTAATGTTTTACCAATTGATATTAATGCCACCTCCCtcagattttgaaaatgaaatccCTTTTCCTTGTGTTTATTATGGTTGCAATTGGCTTCTGACTTTGAACTTTGGGATTTGGCCATCCAATTGAGTACACCTTCTGGTTTGAGTTGTGCTGGAagttctttattatatataaatacatgcCAACACTGCCAGAGTTTGCTACTGTGCCTATATCTATGGAAGGCTCCATTTCTTTCCATTTATACTGCTTCCAGAACTAGTTTTTCCTATTGTAGGCCATGTGTGTGATGCTCTATCGATGGACCCACAGTCTGGATGCTGCTTTGGAAAGAGAGAGCAATTCTCTTGTCAGTGAGTTATCTCTAAAATGGAttctgataaaataaataaaaaataaaaaatctttaaatggGTGCTCCTGAGTTCTCGCTTTGTGCAGAAATATTTGATAGTTGTTAACAGtcttttttcttccttgcagTGGATGCAACCTCATTTCACAGTGTTGCAATTCTTATGAATTTTGTGTTTCATGCTGCCTGAATCCAGCACGGGTATTTCATTATGGATCAATTTctttcactctctctctctctctctctcacacacacacacccttCTTACTCAgaatgataaaatttgaaatgtgCTTTCATGATGGAATAGactcaaaaggaattagcacTTAAGGTGAAGATGGCCAAGCCAGTAACTGCAggtaaaattttactttgtagTAGAAACCTTGCATGTTTAGTAAAGACACATTTGTAAAGTCATCCATTTGTGGGTTTGTAACTGTCATTGTAGATCTCATAGAGGGTATCTTTGAGGTAAAATTTAACCGGATTAGATCATGTTCCTACCTGAACAAGCCAgtgaaaatttgacattttccaAGTGATGTTGAGAATTTGGATGGTAATGTTAATCTTCAATGATGGCTGTTTATTGCCTGTATGTGTTTGAGTATGAAATAAGTGAAGTGGGAAGCCTAGGCTGCCTCTATAGTATATTTTTTTCCTGCAGATGGAACTTTTTATGGATGACACATCCATCATTCTTCTGGCAGGGGCTTATGCAAGTGTTTTTGATTTCTGTACTGGGAGGTGCCGTCATAATTCTGAGAGTGTGGTATGTAATCATCCCATTGTTCCTGTTGTATTTGTTCATCAGTGAAGGTGGTTAATGACTGTCTGCAACTTGTgctcaataaattttatttcatgctATAATTTGAATTGTGTATGAACAAATTTTGGGCATGCTGAGGGTCATGAATGGAGAAATTTGGGATCTTAAACCTAATTTAGATTCCCGTTTTACATGGTATATGAAGGAGCATGGGCCTTGGCCCTCTTTCTTTTAAACATCAACCCCTGGTCCTTTGAAACATAATCATGAACAAAAAAATACCAGCACCATCACTACCACCACCactaacaacaacaataataatgctAATAATATGTAGCACACTGATTATGTTGCAAATCAGTTTGTTATGTTTTGTGCATTATCATCTGAACTAAGTTTGAACCTTTCAGGTACATGAAAATGCTTATCTTAGCGATTTCCATCACTGCTTTTCTCTGCCATCAAATTCTACAGGTGTGTCCAGATATATCATGGTACTTAGAAAATATGTTGACTGCTTGATTTGAACCATTATTAGTTAATCCACTGAGATATTGGTGACtggctaattttttttttcttttttagtcaCAAACTTACATTAGTAACCACTGTTATGCAATGTTGACTCCTTTTGAACCATGTCAGTTAATCCACTAAGATCATGTTCACTACCTATTTTTATTAGTTACAGATTCACATTATATAACTACAGTGTACTGCTTTGTTAGTGTGATGCCCATAAAAGACATGTTAAACAAGacacattaaaattattatattaagaaACAATGTAACTTGAGTATTTATAGCtatggtggtttttttttttttttccttttttctttttcttttgctctctctcttcccattggattgtttttttttttttgggggggggggggatgtGGTAGGGGGTGATTTGGTCTCTAAAATCTAGAGAGTTTTTTGGGTTTATTTGGCCAGAGAGAATAGTGAAGCTTAAATGGTGGGTCACTGGATCCAAGTGAATACAATGGAATGATGGCATCATGGATTTGTCAGAATTCCTTGGTTTGGTGGGTTCTACTCCTTTTGGATTATATTTAGAGGGTTGGAGCTGTATTCAAGTAGGGATGATGTTCCAGTTTGGTTACTATCAACAGGAAAAAATTTCTCAGCCAAATTGGTTTCCCAGCCAAATAATTTGGATTCCAGAGTTCCTATTATGGTGCCATTGTTTGTGTGGAAAGCAAGTTGGGCAAAATGTCACATGTGGAAAGGAATGGGGATAGTGTGGACCATCTTTTGATTCATTGTCTGATGACAGGGGAGGCATGGTCTTTGATTCCTAACTCTTGGAATGGGCTTTTTCTGAAGATAGTGAAGCAATTGATGGCTAGCATGCATGGTAAGTTTGTGGGGGAGGAAGAGAAGGAATGCATAGTCAGCAGTTCCTTTATTCATAGCCTGGGATTATGGCATGAGCAAAAAATAGACAAACCTTTGAGGCTGTTGAAGTCCTTGGGAAGAACTCCAACGAAATTATCTTGACACCTGTTCTGTTTGGATCCATGTCCTTATGgctttttttgggattttattGATGAGATGACTGGGGAATAACTTGTGGAGCTGACCGGGGAGAGCTTTCTGCACCTTTGGGGTTTTTTGGTGTGTCTGATGTAGTTTCTAGTACCCTTTCTCggactttgaatgaaaatatatttgttaCAGATGGGTTCACTTCTCTATTTATTCATAGGTGCCCCCTCCTGTTGACAGGACAAAAACTCTATTTTGCATTGTCAAACCAATGATGATAGGTGTTGCTGAACTGAACTGATAGTGATGGGTTTGGTTCAGAAAATTACCTCACTCCATGCAAGTTTAAGAgagataaagaaaataagatgGTTCATAAAATTACCTCACTCCATGTAAATTTCAGAGAGATTGAGGCAATAAAATGAACAAGCTACAAACCAGACTAAGACCTGGTGGAATTTGCATCTTCAAAAGCAAGAAGAAATTTAGTCACACTTGCATCTTCTAATTGTAGAGGGAGATTCTGCCATTGCAATATCTTGGgtgaataaaaaggaaaagggttCATGGAAGTTTGACAACTGGATGTGCAGAATCATAGATACTGTAAATGAGTAGGgttgttctttttcttggatTCCTCGTTTGGCTAACCAGGTTGCAGATGTTAGCCAGGTTGCAGATCATTAATGGAAATTTTTTGATATAGTGAGTAGTAATAGCTATGGTTGTTTGTTGTTCAAGAATTCTTGTTTAGGCAATTCATACCATACATAGTGTTTTGATCTAAAGTTTCAATTCTTCCATGTTTCAGCAGTAGCATATTGTTCCATAGAGCTAAGGTCCAAAATATGGAAGAAACAAGTGTTTCCACGGCTCTACCACACTGACAGTTCTGTTCCACTTAATCCCTATTTCATGGCCACATATCTTTTTGGCTAAGGTGTGAGAAATTATCCTGTTACATGAATCCAATTTTCATTTCATCTAGGAAAAgccatctctttgtcatttGATACAATAGTCTTGCGTTAGATAGGAACAAATTTGATAAATACTGATAACTCTTGGATGGAGTATTAGAACAGAAAGATCCATTAGATACTGAACTATTGGAGGAGCACAGCATATGACCTCCTTTGTTGGAGATTTCCTTCCCCCTTGAGTGTCCAATGATTGTTCTCCTGTATATATGTGGGTTTTTATGAGAAGGGGCTAGTTTTTGTGGTTCTAATTCTGTGTTACTTTCTTCCATAGTTTTTTACACCTTTGAAGGATTGGTTATCTTTCTTGTCTTTATCAATTGATTGATGAGTGAAAATGTTTGTTTCtgattaattgaaaaataaaagaaacttaGTCACACGGAGAacctattttcttatttattaattctttGATTTCACTTTACCTTTATTAATGCTTTGTTAAACTCTAGAAGcaattggaaattaaaatgaaaatcatcTTCCTATCTGTTTTAGCAACCTTTGAGATTCAGTACTTGAATTACAATCCTCAAAAGGATCTGAAAATCACTAAATCAAATCATGCCTAAGGGTAGGTCTGAAATTGTGAAAGTATGGGGTTTATTTAAGTTGATGAAGTACCTATCACACTGTGATGTTGTCCGCATTCTCAGATTCATTATATAATTGGGTCTCTGATTACTTGCAAGGCTGAGATGTTATTCCATGTGACCCATATCATCCTATCAAGCATGAGAGGGTTATGCCAAAGATGGTATGTGCTCCACAAGGAAGTCCTCGGAAATGCAGTGCCATTACCATGTAGATAGCATTTCTATATTTCATTCTGCTGCTCTTTACAAAGTCTCACTCTAATTTTGGACATAAGGATTTGTGTCTGATTGGATTCAGTTCAGTATTATAAATGACACTAATTTTGCATGTTTAAATATCTGCTACAGCTGGGGGTGTTGATAGAAACCCAGAATTAAGATTGAATGGCATTCATGTTGTTGTTGGAAGGTGAGTTATCATGGAAATCTTTTCTGTTTTGtcacttttatattttaaacttcTGGCAGTTGGTTATTTTCTCAACTTCTTATACATGGGAAACAGGCAAGGAGAGTCATGTGACTCCGTTTGCAAATCAAATGGGCAATCATGTGTTCCAAGCAAGCTCTCGGTGCTTAATCAATGCGAAATGTGAGCTCGATTTTTTAGACACTATATTTTcttgtctttatttatttaatcatatttcTTTTGTAGTTTGTAATTGAAATATCTccttagtaaaatatttttctttttaataggcTTCATGCAATTATTTGGAATTAGGTTATTTATCTTCTTGATGAAAAGTTAACAAGTTCTCTGGAAGCATACTTGTGCTGGGTTTATGCTGTAAATTAGGCAATTTTTTGCTGCTTTCCATGCAATTTAATTGCTAACAGATGCATGCTTGCTTTCTGAGTTCTGGATATGCTTAGCTTGGGAGCACactgatgtaggacaaccctaggatggttgcctacactcaagggtaggtgggctagggttttacttttagggtgtaaggagaggaacaaagaataaatttgatggtagagaaaattataagataagaaatagagagaaaaaagaaacaatgaagaaaagatggaaaaccttagagtctcactaaggccttctaggagtctcacctagaagaaaatcaatggagtctcattgcaaccttgcaatgaaagaaagtataatattatttatcaaattcatccctttgatttacattgattagcctatttataggcttctctaagaaatccaaagtctactaggactctaataacctattatgattctaattctaattataacatccaaagtctattAGGACtcttcaaattctaattatattataactcaactagctaatcctaattagactccaacaaataccaatcccaattcaattctaattaatagtaatcctacttaaagtttacttaggtcttcactttcttccttgaataaactttaaaaggctttcccccatcacacacttttttctttccttatttccCCTTTTCTCGGGGTGGAGAGGGCTGGAGGTTGGGGGCAGTTGGAGAAGCAATGCTGCATTTGCTGAACTGCTTCACCAAACAAACTCTCCAACAATAGACATCACATAATGCCTTtgatttacaaaatcaaataatatgcTTGTAAGTCTGTCAGAGAACCATTTAAAAGATCTATACATTCTCTTAATGTAGGGATATATGGGAGATTAAGAGCAATGGTTCTCAAGTGGCAGTACTTACCTGTGAATAATACAATATTCATTGCTGAAAAGTTTTTGGA
This region of Vitis vinifera cultivar Pinot Noir 40024 chromosome 5, ASM3070453v1 genomic DNA includes:
- the LOC100254357 gene encoding uncharacterized protein LOC100254357; this translates as MLFGTRMSNSRLILSLLFRFILIIQILSRVSAIRKDPNLLEKRICRTTVQGRYLRTDDNGHVCDALSMDPQSGCCFGKREQFSCHGCNLISQCCNSYEFCVSCCLNPARTQKELALKVKMAKPVTAGAYASVFDFCTGRCRHNSESVVHENAYLSDFHHCFSLPSNSTAGGVDRNPELRLNGIHVVVGRQGESCDSVCKSNGQSCVPSKLSVLNQCEIMQKYMSCKGACLASIGADQPAEVVDDAPRHLNPGACLYTRTQTILSCDGSHQHTRRLCPCA